One Vicinamibacterales bacterium DNA window includes the following coding sequences:
- a CDS encoding ADOP family duplicated permease: MTRARVPVLASWLVARVTPRSRRDELLGDLAEMLHQRRARSGGLAAWRWYWRQTGRAVTDAADRAIRRERGPLGRTLVEDTRHAWRALTVRPAFSSAAVALLALGLGANATVFSWVNAVLLDPLPGTTEPGRLVQLSYLYRGDPLTSFSVPDYRDVREGATELEGVAGRDDLAVGVVIDHDAERAWAEVVTANYFDVLGVPMALGRAFTPGDDRAGTVPTAVLAHRYWTGRFGADPDVIGRAVRVNAQVVTIVGVAAPGFQGGESGLAYDLWLPLGAHPAVAPGPSRLDARGSRWLTVIGRLAPHATPDTVRAELDRTIDRMRRAFAAEGRYVEHRGAVFALSASPNGAVAILRPVLLVLMAVALVVLLVTCANLAGLILARSSARQREMAVRLSMGASRGRLVRQLLLEGAMLSALGAVGAVAALRWTAGLLVGMAPPSELPIALSVPVDARVLAVTAACAFGTVLLFALAPAVQTAPHDVAGTLRDAGAAGRAFGRHRWRRALVAAQVALSVALLVGAGLSLRSLQAASRMTPGFMADGLVVGWLDLFSAGYDETEGRAFYTRLLDRVRALPGVTAATLGRRVPLGFTGPASSDFTVEGAPATDDIRVAAVYHVGPDYAATLGARVVAGRDLTDADTAGRTAAVMVNETLARTYWKDRSPIGGRVMFGQPRADRPPTWMTVVGVVADIKQRSLTERPRPTLYVPVLQQYASAMVLHVRTSGDPDRLAGDLQRAVRDLDPRVPFFNVGRLDDHAAAATFTQRLAGDVLTALGALAVLLAGIGAYGLLAFLVGLRRREIGIRLAVGATRRQVVGLVAGTGARVVGAGLALGLVLSAGVGAGLRGLLIGVTAADPVTYTGVVAVLTLVAGAACVVPARRAAALDPALTLRDE; the protein is encoded by the coding sequence GTGACCCGCGCCCGCGTGCCGGTCCTGGCCTCGTGGCTCGTGGCCCGCGTGACTCCCAGATCGCGCCGCGACGAGCTCCTCGGCGACCTCGCCGAAATGCTGCACCAACGCCGGGCGCGCTCCGGCGGCCTCGCGGCCTGGCGCTGGTACTGGCGCCAGACGGGCCGCGCCGTGACGGATGCGGCCGATCGCGCGATCCGGCGGGAACGCGGGCCGCTCGGCCGGACACTCGTCGAGGACACGCGGCACGCCTGGAGGGCCCTCACCGTGCGTCCGGCCTTCTCGTCGGCCGCCGTCGCCCTGCTGGCGCTGGGCCTCGGCGCCAATGCCACGGTGTTCAGCTGGGTGAACGCCGTGCTCCTCGATCCGCTGCCGGGCACGACCGAGCCCGGCCGCCTCGTGCAGCTCTCCTACCTGTATCGCGGCGATCCGCTGACGAGCTTCTCGGTGCCGGACTATCGCGACGTCCGCGAGGGCGCGACGGAACTCGAAGGGGTCGCCGGCCGGGACGATCTCGCCGTGGGCGTCGTCATCGACCACGACGCGGAGCGCGCCTGGGCCGAGGTGGTGACCGCCAACTACTTCGACGTGCTCGGCGTACCGATGGCGCTCGGCCGCGCCTTCACGCCCGGCGACGATCGCGCGGGCACCGTCCCCACCGCCGTCCTGGCCCATCGCTACTGGACCGGGCGATTCGGCGCCGACCCGGACGTGATCGGCCGGGCCGTCCGCGTCAACGCGCAGGTGGTGACGATCGTCGGCGTGGCGGCGCCGGGCTTCCAGGGCGGCGAGTCCGGCCTGGCCTACGACCTGTGGCTGCCGCTCGGGGCGCACCCGGCCGTGGCGCCCGGGCCCAGCCGCCTGGACGCGCGCGGCAGCCGCTGGCTCACCGTGATCGGGCGACTCGCGCCGCACGCCACCCCCGACACCGTGCGCGCGGAGCTCGATCGGACCATCGACCGGATGCGGCGGGCCTTCGCCGCCGAGGGGCGGTACGTGGAGCATCGCGGCGCGGTGTTCGCGCTGTCGGCCTCTCCCAACGGCGCCGTCGCGATCCTGCGGCCGGTGCTGCTCGTGCTGATGGCGGTGGCCCTCGTGGTGCTGCTCGTCACGTGCGCCAACCTCGCCGGCCTGATCCTGGCCCGCTCGTCGGCCAGGCAGCGCGAGATGGCGGTGCGCCTGTCGATGGGCGCCAGCCGCGGGCGTCTCGTCCGGCAGCTCCTGCTGGAGGGCGCGATGCTGTCGGCGCTTGGCGCGGTGGGCGCGGTGGCCGCCCTTCGGTGGACCGCGGGCCTTCTGGTCGGGATGGCGCCGCCGTCGGAGCTGCCGATCGCGTTGTCCGTGCCCGTGGACGCCCGCGTGCTGGCCGTGACGGCCGCCTGCGCGTTCGGCACGGTGCTCCTCTTCGCGCTGGCCCCTGCCGTCCAGACGGCGCCGCACGACGTCGCCGGCACCCTGCGCGACGCCGGCGCGGCGGGGCGCGCCTTCGGCCGGCATCGCTGGCGCCGGGCGCTCGTGGCGGCGCAGGTGGCGCTGTCCGTGGCGCTGCTGGTCGGCGCCGGCCTCAGCCTGCGGAGCCTCCAGGCGGCCTCGCGCATGACGCCGGGTTTCATGGCTGACGGCCTCGTCGTCGGCTGGCTCGACCTCTTTTCCGCCGGCTACGACGAGACGGAAGGCCGCGCCTTCTACACGCGGCTCCTCGACCGCGTCCGCGCGCTGCCAGGCGTGACGGCGGCCACGCTGGGCCGGCGTGTGCCGCTCGGCTTCACCGGACCCGCGTCGAGCGACTTCACGGTGGAGGGCGCACCGGCCACGGACGACATCCGCGTGGCGGCGGTGTACCACGTGGGGCCGGACTACGCCGCCACGCTCGGCGCGCGCGTGGTGGCGGGCCGCGACCTGACGGACGCCGACACGGCTGGACGGACCGCCGCCGTGATGGTCAACGAGACGCTGGCGCGGACCTACTGGAAGGACCGCTCGCCCATCGGCGGGCGTGTCATGTTCGGTCAGCCTCGGGCGGATCGGCCGCCGACGTGGATGACCGTCGTCGGCGTCGTCGCGGACATCAAGCAGCGTTCGCTCACCGAGCGCCCGAGACCGACGCTGTACGTGCCGGTCCTCCAGCAGTACGCGTCGGCCATGGTGCTGCACGTCCGCACCAGCGGCGACCCGGACCGCCTCGCCGGTGACCTGCAGCGCGCCGTGCGCGACCTCGACCCGCGCGTGCCCTTCTTCAACGTGGGACGGCTCGACGACCACGCCGCGGCCGCCACCTTCACGCAGCGTCTTGCCGGCGACGTGCTGACGGCGCTCGGCGCCCTCGCGGTCCTCCTGGCCGGGATCGGCGCCTACGGGCTGCTCGCGTTCCTCGTCGGCCTCCGCCGCCGCGAAATCGGCATCCGGCTGGCCGTGGGCGCCACGCGGCGGCAGGTCGTCGGGCTCGTGGCCGGCACCGGAGCGCGAGTGGTGGGTGCCGGTCTGGCACTGGGCCTGGTGCTCTCGGCCGGCGTCGGCGCCGGACTCCGCGGCCTCCTCATCGGCGTGACGGCGGCCGATCCGGTCACCTACACCGGGGTCGTGGCGGTCCTGACGCTGGTGGCCGGCGCGGCGTGCGTCGTGCCGGCGCGGCGGGCCGCGGCGCTCGATCCCGCCCTGACGCTGCGCGACGAATAG
- a CDS encoding carboxymuconolactone decarboxylase family protein, with product MAHIAYVPPDRLDPADRVNDPDHIIQIHAVHPPVMRQHHALYVQVMHRPGPLSRREREVLGVRVSALNRCHY from the coding sequence ATGGCCCACATCGCCTACGTCCCGCCCGACCGGCTCGATCCCGCGGACCGCGTGAACGACCCGGACCACATCATCCAGATCCATGCGGTGCATCCGCCGGTGATGCGCCAGCATCACGCGCTGTACGTGCAGGTGATGCACCGCCCTGGCCCGCTCAGCCGCCGCGAGCGCGAGGTGCTGGGTGTCCGCGTGTCGGCGCTGAACCGCTGCCACTATTGA
- a CDS encoding multicopper oxidase family protein — protein sequence MTRREWLAAAAAWASVPALVSGQHGGRRMVHPPQTPEELAGPADVTLRIGQCRHEIAPRREVRTLAYNGQVPGPLVRVRRGRPMTVDVFNDTASEDIVHWHGLHIPADVDGVYEQGTPGVPPRGRRRYLFTPEPAGTRWYHSHDTAANDLGKGTYTGQFGVMVVEDGDPGSYDADVPLVLHEWEPSFRREGTRDVEFKSYSINGRMLGAGEPLRVKEGSRVLFRIVNASATLTHQLALAGHRFHVLALDGNPVPTPLAVPIVEVAPGERVDATVEMDHPGVWVLGAPRAADRDKGLGLVVEYAGASGPPRWQEPLPRPWDYTIFGVRETPSAAIDGRLTLAFRAVDGHHWTINGKQYPKTDDIVVQAGKRYRWTLDNQSADPHPVHLHRHTFELARVDGRPTSGLMKDVVVVPPWKQVDIDVTADQPGLALFHCHQQFHMDNGFMAMMRYEG from the coding sequence ATGACCCGTCGTGAATGGCTGGCCGCTGCGGCCGCGTGGGCGTCGGTCCCGGCCCTTGTCAGCGGCCAGCACGGCGGGCGGCGGATGGTCCACCCGCCGCAGACTCCCGAGGAACTGGCCGGTCCGGCGGACGTGACGCTCCGGATCGGCCAGTGCCGTCATGAGATCGCGCCCAGGCGCGAGGTGCGGACGCTGGCCTACAACGGCCAGGTGCCAGGTCCGCTCGTGCGGGTGCGCCGCGGCCGGCCGATGACGGTGGACGTGTTCAACGACACGGCCAGTGAGGACATCGTCCACTGGCACGGCCTCCACATTCCGGCTGACGTGGACGGCGTCTACGAACAGGGCACGCCGGGAGTGCCGCCGCGCGGGCGGCGGCGCTACCTTTTCACGCCGGAACCGGCGGGCACGCGCTGGTACCACAGCCACGACACGGCGGCGAACGACCTCGGGAAGGGCACCTACACGGGACAGTTCGGCGTGATGGTGGTGGAGGACGGCGACCCGGGGAGCTATGACGCCGACGTGCCGCTCGTGCTGCACGAATGGGAGCCGTCGTTCCGGCGCGAGGGCACCCGCGATGTCGAGTTCAAGAGCTACAGCATCAACGGGCGGATGCTAGGCGCGGGTGAACCGCTGCGCGTGAAGGAAGGCAGCCGCGTCCTCTTCCGCATCGTGAACGCCAGCGCCACGCTCACACACCAGCTCGCGCTGGCCGGACACCGGTTCCACGTGCTCGCCCTCGACGGCAATCCCGTGCCGACGCCCCTCGCCGTGCCCATCGTGGAGGTGGCCCCTGGCGAACGCGTCGATGCCACCGTGGAGATGGACCACCCAGGCGTGTGGGTGCTCGGCGCTCCGCGCGCGGCCGACCGGGACAAGGGCCTCGGGCTCGTCGTCGAGTACGCGGGCGCGTCCGGACCGCCCCGGTGGCAGGAGCCGCTTCCGCGTCCCTGGGACTACACGATTTTCGGCGTGCGCGAGACGCCGTCGGCGGCGATCGACGGGCGGCTCACGCTGGCCTTCCGGGCCGTCGACGGCCACCACTGGACCATCAACGGCAAGCAGTATCCGAAGACCGACGACATCGTCGTGCAGGCAGGGAAGCGCTACCGGTGGACGCTCGACAACCAGAGCGCGGACCCGCACCCGGTCCATCTCCACCGCCACACCTTCGAGCTGGCGCGCGTGGACGGCCGGCCCACGTCCGGCCTCATGAAGGACGTGGTCGTCGTGCCGCCGTGGAAGCAGGTGGACATCGACGTCACCGCCGACCAGCCCGGGCTGGCGCTCTTCCACTGCCACCAGCAGTTCCACATGGACAACGGGTTCATGGCGATGATGCGCTACGAGGGGTAG
- a CDS encoding helix-turn-helix transcriptional regulator: protein MPPTMPPPPLGEFEHVVLLALLRLGADAYGASVSAEIEARGRREVSVSAVHTTLDRLEQKGLVRSRVGDPTPQRGGKRKRHFDVTPAGLRAVRAAYGAIQRMADGLDGLLGEPA from the coding sequence ATGCCGCCGACCATGCCACCGCCGCCGCTGGGCGAGTTCGAGCACGTCGTCCTCCTCGCCCTCCTGCGCCTCGGCGCCGATGCCTACGGCGCCTCCGTCTCGGCCGAGATCGAAGCACGCGGCCGGCGCGAGGTGTCGGTCAGCGCGGTGCACACCACGCTGGATCGGCTCGAGCAGAAGGGCCTGGTCCGCTCGCGCGTCGGTGACCCGACGCCGCAGCGCGGCGGCAAACGCAAGCGGCACTTCGACGTCACGCCGGCCGGGCTGCGCGCCGTGCGCGCCGCCTACGGCGCAATCCAGCGCATGGCCGACGGACTCGACGGACTCCTGGGAGAGCCGGCGTGA
- a CDS encoding acyl-CoA dehydrogenase: protein MAKTSARFTWNDPLLLDQQLTDEERMVRDTARQYCQEKLAPRALEMFRHETPDPSIFREMGALDFLGIVIPEQYGGAGLGYVSYGLVAREVERVDSGFRSMMSVQGSLVMVPINAFGTEAQKQKYLPKLATGEWIGCFGLTEPNFGSDPGGMITRAKKADGGFVLNGTKAWISNSPIADVFIVWAKDDADEIRGFVLDKGMKGLSAPGTHGKVGLRTSITGEIVMENVFCPDENAFPDVRGLKGPFTCLNSARYGIAWGALGAAEDCWFRARDYVLDRKQFGRPLAANQLIQKKLADMQTEITLGLQGVLRLGRMKDEGTAAPEVTSIMKRNSCGKALDIARMARDMMGGNGIVDEFGVIRHLVNLEVVNTYEGTHDIHALILGRAQTGIAAFAN from the coding sequence ATGGCCAAGACGTCCGCGCGCTTCACCTGGAACGACCCGCTGCTCCTCGACCAGCAACTGACCGACGAGGAGCGCATGGTGCGCGACACGGCGCGCCAGTATTGCCAGGAGAAACTGGCGCCGCGCGCCCTGGAGATGTTCCGGCACGAGACGCCGGACCCGTCGATCTTCCGGGAGATGGGCGCGCTGGACTTCCTCGGCATCGTCATCCCGGAGCAGTACGGCGGCGCGGGGCTCGGCTACGTGAGCTACGGGCTGGTCGCGCGCGAGGTGGAGCGGGTGGACTCGGGCTTCCGCTCGATGATGAGCGTCCAGGGTTCGCTGGTGATGGTGCCCATCAACGCGTTCGGCACCGAGGCGCAGAAGCAGAAGTACCTGCCGAAGCTGGCGACGGGCGAGTGGATCGGCTGCTTCGGCCTGACCGAACCGAACTTCGGATCGGACCCGGGCGGGATGATCACCCGGGCGAAGAAGGCCGACGGCGGCTTCGTGCTGAACGGCACCAAGGCCTGGATCTCGAACAGCCCGATCGCCGACGTCTTCATCGTGTGGGCGAAGGACGACGCCGACGAGATCCGCGGGTTCGTCCTCGACAAGGGCATGAAGGGCCTCAGCGCGCCCGGCACGCACGGCAAGGTGGGCCTGCGCACGAGCATCACGGGCGAGATCGTGATGGAGAACGTGTTCTGCCCCGACGAGAACGCCTTCCCGGACGTCCGCGGCCTGAAGGGGCCGTTCACGTGCCTCAACAGCGCGCGCTACGGCATCGCGTGGGGCGCGCTGGGCGCCGCCGAGGACTGCTGGTTCCGCGCCCGCGACTACGTGCTGGACCGCAAGCAGTTCGGCCGGCCGCTGGCGGCGAATCAGCTCATCCAGAAGAAGCTCGCCGACATGCAGACCGAGATCACGCTCGGCCTGCAGGGCGTGCTGCGCCTGGGGCGCATGAAGGACGAGGGCACGGCGGCGCCCGAGGTCACCTCGATCATGAAGCGCAACTCGTGCGGCAAGGCGCTCGACATCGCCCGGATGGCGCGCGACATGATGGGCGGCAACGGCATCGTGGACGAGTTCGGCGTGATCCGGCACCTGGTGAACCTGGAAGTCGTGAACACGTACGAAGGCACCCACGACATCCACGCGCTCATCCTCGGGCGCGCCCAGACGGGCATCGCCGCCTTCGCGAACTGA
- a CDS encoding c-type cytochrome: protein MTRHILIAVTALAFAAGTSYAQTVKEKPMPRTQASDGAGMFNAYCASCHGLDAKGTGPAAKALTKAPADLTKIAARNGGTFPEIKIKRYIEGADEIAAHGSRDMPVWGSLFRSIGRDTVPIRIQALTDFLKSIQQ from the coding sequence ATGACCAGGCACATCCTCATCGCGGTGACGGCACTGGCGTTCGCGGCCGGGACGTCCTACGCGCAGACGGTGAAGGAGAAGCCGATGCCGCGCACCCAGGCATCGGACGGGGCCGGGATGTTCAACGCGTACTGCGCGTCGTGCCACGGCCTCGATGCCAAGGGCACGGGCCCGGCGGCCAAGGCCCTCACCAAGGCGCCGGCCGATCTGACCAAGATCGCGGCGCGCAACGGCGGCACCTTCCCCGAGATCAAGATCAAGCGCTACATCGAGGGCGCCGACGAGATCGCCGCGCACGGCTCGCGCGACATGCCGGTGTGGGGATCGCTCTTCCGCTCGATCGGCCGCGACACCGTGCCCATCCGGATCCAGGCGCTGACCGACTTCCTGAAGTCGATTCAGCAGTAG
- a CDS encoding CHASE3 domain-containing protein gives MPLSTDDGLPQAVQRHRPISLLIGLAIALPFVTSIVAAGVVLARQTALQQSMALVTGTFEIRYVSEELRVHLTTVQSASRGYVLTGRREFLEPFEGAARDAAATAARLAMLVRDVAAQRERAATVQTLVTERLALARSVIDATTAGRVDDARREIESGRGLRLTNRTTALAAEIDEAAGELLRTHEAQLAGTARQQGWWLTGLLVSSAAALVALLAVVKRARAYEEIVRMCAWSQTIEYKGAWMSFEDYLAARFGLQTTHGISPEAARKVREEVAREVAAAATSDRPALDDGPGDATPRSASSP, from the coding sequence GTGCCGCTTTCCACGGACGATGGCCTTCCGCAGGCCGTGCAACGGCATCGGCCGATCTCGCTGTTGATCGGCCTGGCCATCGCGCTGCCCTTCGTGACCAGCATCGTGGCGGCGGGCGTCGTGCTCGCTCGCCAGACCGCGCTCCAGCAGTCGATGGCCCTCGTGACCGGCACGTTCGAAATCCGGTACGTGAGCGAGGAGCTGCGGGTCCATCTGACGACCGTCCAGTCTGCCTCGCGAGGCTACGTGCTCACGGGCCGCCGCGAGTTCCTGGAGCCGTTCGAGGGCGCCGCCCGCGACGCCGCCGCCACGGCGGCACGCCTGGCGATGCTCGTCCGCGACGTCGCCGCGCAGCGGGAGCGCGCCGCCACCGTGCAGACGCTGGTGACCGAACGCCTCGCGCTGGCGCGCTCCGTGATCGACGCGACGACTGCGGGGCGCGTCGACGATGCCCGCCGGGAGATCGAGTCGGGCCGCGGGTTGCGGCTCACGAACCGCACCACGGCGCTCGCGGCCGAGATCGACGAGGCGGCCGGCGAACTGCTGCGGACGCACGAGGCGCAGCTGGCAGGGACGGCCCGGCAACAGGGCTGGTGGCTCACGGGCCTGCTCGTGTCGAGTGCGGCGGCGCTCGTGGCCCTGCTCGCTGTCGTGAAGCGCGCGCGGGCCTACGAGGAGATCGTGCGGATGTGCGCGTGGTCGCAGACCATCGAGTACAAGGGCGCGTGGATGTCGTTCGAGGACTACCTCGCCGCGCGCTTCGGGCTCCAGACGACGCACGGCATCTCGCCGGAGGCGGCACGCAAGGTGCGCGAAGAAGTTGCGCGCGAGGTTGCGGCGGCCGCCACGAGCGACCGGCCAGCCCTGGACGACGGCCCGGGGGACGCTACCCCTCGTAGCGCATCATCGCCATGA
- a CDS encoding PLP-dependent transferase, with protein sequence MSAVSAWLDPEACPRERPPLAAMAEPTRDLHAAIDGQARRTGVPYLHPDEATVQQDLLGSSAVVEWQEGKAAFLFAAEGCWSELPPLYARYGTAATRGLIDRLKALEGAGAALVCDSGMQATALVFDSLMTPGAHAVLTRQVYNKTRSYMQWLVTRLGGTLTVVDDGEYDALAAAITPATRVVFAETFTNPLMRAQDPARLVAVVAEARQAGAVDARLVLDSTIATPWAFDTPLLAQGVDVVVASGTKALSGTDRDLWGYVATNDTPTANAVMDLVAMRGGVLDWRRATAILDRLDGAEAAHARRCDTATRVAAFLARHPRVAEVFHPSRPDHPDADIVRRHYRRHGSIVSFRVAGADEARARHVADVLATTTIVRYALSFDGLATKVNHHQTVSEYFTPPDQLRRNGIDRLIRLGVGLEAAEDLVAALNWALHHAADVSPEAVAAWQRARRSALERTPARQ encoded by the coding sequence GTGAGCGCCGTCTCGGCCTGGCTCGATCCCGAGGCGTGTCCCAGGGAGCGGCCGCCGCTGGCGGCCATGGCCGAACCCACGCGCGATCTGCACGCCGCCATCGACGGCCAGGCGCGGCGCACGGGGGTTCCCTATCTCCACCCCGACGAGGCGACCGTGCAGCAGGATCTGCTGGGCTCGTCGGCCGTCGTCGAGTGGCAGGAAGGCAAGGCCGCCTTCCTCTTCGCCGCGGAGGGGTGCTGGTCGGAACTGCCGCCGCTCTACGCCCGCTACGGCACGGCTGCCACCCGCGGCCTGATCGATCGGCTGAAAGCCCTCGAAGGCGCCGGCGCCGCCCTCGTGTGCGATTCCGGCATGCAGGCCACGGCGCTGGTCTTCGACAGCCTGATGACCCCGGGCGCGCACGCCGTGCTGACCCGGCAGGTCTACAACAAGACCCGGAGCTACATGCAGTGGCTGGTCACGCGGCTGGGCGGCACGTTGACGGTGGTGGACGATGGCGAGTACGACGCGCTCGCGGCCGCGATCACGCCAGCCACCCGCGTCGTCTTCGCCGAGACCTTCACGAACCCGCTGATGCGGGCGCAGGACCCGGCGCGCCTCGTCGCCGTCGTCGCGGAGGCCCGGCAGGCCGGGGCCGTTGACGCACGGCTCGTCCTGGACTCCACCATCGCCACGCCGTGGGCGTTCGACACGCCGCTCCTCGCGCAGGGCGTGGACGTCGTGGTCGCGAGCGGCACCAAGGCGTTGAGCGGCACGGACCGCGACCTGTGGGGCTACGTCGCAACGAATGACACTCCCACGGCGAACGCGGTCATGGACCTCGTCGCGATGCGCGGCGGCGTCCTGGACTGGCGCCGGGCGACCGCCATTCTCGATCGCCTGGACGGGGCGGAGGCGGCGCACGCGCGGCGATGCGACACGGCGACGCGGGTGGCGGCCTTCCTCGCGAGGCATCCGCGCGTCGCTGAGGTGTTCCATCCGTCCCGGCCCGACCACCCGGACGCCGACATCGTCCGCCGCCACTACCGGCGGCACGGATCGATCGTGTCGTTCCGCGTCGCTGGCGCCGACGAGGCCCGGGCCCGGCACGTGGCCGACGTGCTGGCCACCACCACCATCGTCCGCTACGCGCTGTCGTTCGACGGCCTGGCCACGAAGGTGAACCACCACCAGACCGTGTCGGAGTACTTCACGCCGCCCGATCAGCTCCGCAGGAACGGCATCGACCGCCTGATCCGGCTGGGCGTCGGGCTGGAGGCAGCCGAGGACCTCGTCGCGGCCCTCAACTGGGCGCTGCACCACGCCGCCGACGTGTCACCCGAGGCCGTCGCCGCCTGGCAGCGGGCGCGCCGGAGCGCCCTGGAGCGGACACCAGCCCGACAGTAG